From the genome of Micromonospora lupini:
CACCCGCACACCGCCGAAGTCGGTGTCGATCACCTGGTCGGGGACCACCGCGCCCGCACCCGCGCCCGGCACCTTCACCGCGAAGCCGTGGTTGTGGCTGGTCACCTCGACCTTGCCGGTGGCCCGGTCGAGCACCGGCTGGTTGATGCCCCGGTGGCCGTAGCCCAGCTTGTAGGTGCCGAAGCCGAGCGCCCGGCCGAGGATCTGGCTGCCGAAGCAGATGCCGAACAGCGGCACCCGCCGTTGCAGCGCCTCCCGGGCCAGCGCCACCGGGCCGTCGGCGGTGGCCGGGTCGCCGGGGCCGGGCGACAGGAAGATCGCGTCGGCGCCGGTGGCCAGCAGGTCCTCGATGCTCGACGAGGCCGGCAGCACGTGCGTGGTCACCCCGCGCGCGGCCAACCGGCGCGGCACGTTGCGCTTGATGCCCAGGTCCAGCGCGGCCACTGTGAACCGGTGCTCGCCGAGCGCCTCGACGACGTACGGCTCGGCGGTGCTCACCTCGGCGGACAGGTCCGCGCCGACCATCTGCGGTGACTGCCGGACCCGGGCCAGCAGGCTCTGCGGGTCCTTCTCGACGCTGGAGATGGCCACCCGCATGGCGCCCCGGTCGCGCAGGTGCCGGGTCAACGCCCGGGTGTCCACGCCGCTGATGCCCACCACGCCCTCGGTGGCGAGGCGGTCCTCCAGGCTGCCGGTGGCCCGCCAGTTGGAGCCGATGCGGGCCGGGTCGCGGACGACGTAGCCGGCCACCCAGATCCGACCGGACTCGTCGTCCTCGCCGTTGACGCCTGTGTTGCCGATGTGCGGGGCGGTCTGCACCACCACCTGCCGGTGGTAGGAGGGATCGGTGAGCGTCTCCTGGTAACCGGTCATGCCGGTGTTGAAGACCGCCTCGCCGAAGGTCTCCCCGACGCTGCCGTACGCCTCGCCGGGGAACGTGCGCCCGTCCTCGAGGACGAGGATCGCGGAACGTCTACGGGTCACTTGACTGCCTTTCCGTCCAGGACCGTCGGCTCGCCGCGCAGGAAGGTCGCCACGATGCGACCCGGCAGCGTCATGCGGGCGTACGGGGTGTTGCGACTGCGACTTGCCAGCTCCGCCGGCTCGATGGTGCGGCGGGCGGCGGGGTCGATCACTGTCAGGTTGGCCGGCACGCCGGGTGCCGGGTCGACACCGTGCCCGGTCAGCCCCGCGATCCGGGCGGGGGTGCGCGACATCCGCTCGGCGATCAGGTCCCACTCGGGGCCGAGCACGTCGAGCGCGATGGACAGGGCCGTCTCCAGGCCGAGCATCCCCGGCCGGGCGTACGCCCACTCGCACTCCTTGTCCTCCACGGCGTGCGGGGCGTGGTCGGTGGCGATGATGTCGATGACACCGTCGGCGAGCGCGGCACGCAGGGCGGCGATGTCGGCGGCCGTCCGCAGCGGCGGGTTGACCTTGAAGACGGGGTCGTAGGTCGCCGCCCGCTCGTCGGTGAGCAGCAGGTGGTGCGGGGTGACCTCGGCGGTGACGCGTACACCACGGGCCTTGGCCTGGCGCAGCACCTCGACGCTGCCGGCGGTGGAGACGTGGCAGACGTGCAGGCGGCTGCCCACGTGCTCGGCGAGCAGCACGTCCCGGGCGATGATCGCCTCCTCGGCGACCGCCGGCCAGCCGAGCAGGCCGAGCCGGGTGGACACCTCACCCTCGTGCATCTGGGCGCCCTCGGTGAGGCGGGGCTCCTCGGCGTGCTGGGCGATGATCCCGTCGAACGCCTTGACGTACTCCAGGGCCCGGCGCATCAGCAACGGGTCGGCGACGCAGTGCCCGTCGTCGGAGAAGATCCGCACCCGGGCCGCGGAGTCGGCCATCGCGCCCAGCTCGGCCAGGCGCTCGCCGGCCAGCCCGACGGTGACCGCGCCGACCGGCTGCACGTCGACCAGTCCGGCCTCCCGGCCGAGGCGCCAGACCTGCTCGACGACGCCTGCGGTGTCCGCGACGGGTGAGGTGTTCGCCATCGCGCAGACCGCGGTGTAGCCGCCCAGCGCCGCCGCCCGGGACCCGGACTCGACGGTCTCGGCGTCCTCCCGGCCGGGCTCGCGCAGGTGGGTGTGCAGGTCGACCAGGCCCGGCAGGGCGACCAGCCCGGCGCCGTCGACGACCACGGCGTCCGGCGCGGACAGCCCCGGACCGACCTCGGCGACGACGCCGTCGCGGATCAGCAGGTCGGTCGGCGCGGCGCCGACGATGCTCACGCTTGTGATGAGGTACGCGGTCACCTGTTGTTCCCTCCGAGCAGCAGGTAAAGAACAGCCATCCGCACGGAGACCCCGTTGGTGACCTGTTCGACGATTGTGGAGCGGGGCGAGTCGGCCACCTCGGGGGTGATCTCCATCCCCCGGTTCATCGGGCCCGGGTGCATGACGATCGCGTGTTCGGGCAGGCGGCGCATCCGCGGGCCGTCCAGCCCGTAGCGGCGGGAGTACTCGCGCGCGGAGGGGAAGTAGGAGTCCTTCATCCGCTCCCGCTGCACGCGCAGCATCATCACCACGTCGACGTCGGGCAGCACCGCGTCGAGGTCGTAGGACACGTCGGTGCCCGGGGCGAGGGCGCCTGCGATGTCGACGGGGATGAGGGTGGGCGGGCCGACAAGTGTGACCTTCGCGCCGAGGGTGGACAGCAGCAGGACGTTGGAGCGGGCCACCCGGGAGTGCAGCACGTCCCCGACCACCGCGACCGACAGGCCGGCCAGCCGGCCCAGCCGGGCCCGCATGGTGTACGCGTCGAGCAGCGCCTGGGTCGGGTGCTCGTGGGTGCCGTCGCCGGCGTTGACCACCGACCCGTCGACCCAGTTCGCGAGCCGGTGCGGGGCGCCGGAGGCGGGGTGCCGCACGACCACCGCGTCGGCGCCCATGGCCTGGAGGGTGAGCGCGGTGTCCTTCAGGCTCTCGCCCTTGGCGACGCTCGACCCCTTCGCGGAAAAGTTGATCACGTCGGCGCTGAGCCGTTTCGCCGCCGCCTCGAACGAGATCCGGGTGCGGGTGGAGTCCTCGTAGAAGAGGTTCACCACCGTCCGGCCGCGCAGCGCGGGCAGCTTCTTGATCTCGCGGCCGGCGACCGTGGCCATCTCGGCGGCGGTGTCCAGGATCTCGGTGGCGGTGTCGGCGTCCAGGTCCGCGCCGGAGAGCAGGTGCCTGATCATGAGGTGGTTCCCCCGTACAGCTTGACCTCGTCGGCGCCGTCGGTCTCGGCGAGCGTCACCTTGACGCTCTCGGCGAGCGCCGTCGGGATGTTCTTGCCGACGTAGTCGGCGCGGATCGGCAACTCACGGTGGCCGCGGTCCACCAGGACGGCGAGCTGCACCGACGCCGGGCGGCCCACGTCGTTGAGCGCGTCGAGCGCGGCCCGGACGGTGCGGCCGGAGAAGAGCACGTCGTCGACGAGGATCACCCGCTTGCCGTCGATGCCGCCGCTGGGCACCTGGGTCGGGCCGATCGCGCGGGTGGCATGCCGGCGCAGGTCGTCGCGGTAGAGCGTGATGTCGAGCACACCGACCGGGACGACGACGTCCTCGAAGGTGCTGATCCGCGAGGCGAGCCGTCGCGCGAGGGGCGCGCCCCGGGTGGGAATCCCGAGCAGCACGGTGTCGGCGGCGCCCTGGGTCTTCTCCAGGATCTGGTGGGCGATGCGGTCGACCACACGCTGCACGTCGGCGCTGGCGAGGATCACCTTCACCGAGGGTTGTCGCGGTGGTGACGAACGGGCAGCCGGTGGGTATGCCACGGCGGACCTCCTTCCCCGCCTCACGGGACGGGTCGTTAAAGGATGTCGGGCACCTCCGGCCGACGAGCGTGAGCAGACCCGGCCGGGGCTTCACGCCACGTTACCAGTGGTCACCGGGCCGACGGACGGCGGCCGCTGACCACTGGATCAGGCCGACGAAATGGGGATAACTCCCGCGGCGCTCCCCAACGGTAAGGTCACGACCACTTGACCACGTGTCGCATTCCCCGTACCGTCACGCTCCGTAGCGATCGACGGGAGAACCCCGAGCAGCACTGGGAGTGTCCGAATGCCCTCTGAATACGCCAAATCTCTGGGCGCACGCCTGCGCTCCATCCGCCAGCAGCAGGGCCTCTCCCTGCAGGGTGTGGAGGAGAAGTCGAACGGGCGATGGAAGGCCGTGGTGGTCGGCTCGTACGAGCGTGGCGACCGGGCCGTGACGGTGTCCCGTCTGGCCGAGCTGGCCGAGTTCTACCGTGTCCCCGTCTCGGAACTGCTGCCGGACGGCAGCGGCGTCCGGCACGAGCCCACCAGCAAGATCGTCCTGGACCTGGAGCGGCTCTACGACGAGGCCTCCGAGGACCTGGCCTACGTCGCCCGCTACGCCCGCGCCATCCAGCAGCAGCGCGGTGACTACAACGGCCGGGTGCTCTCCATCCGCGCCGACGACCTGCGGGCCCTCGCGATCGTCTACGACGCCTCACCGTCGGGCCTGATCGAGCGGCTCACCGAGCACGGCGTGCTGGTGGCCGACCCCAGGGCGTTCTTCGCCTCCTGAGCTGTCGCTTCACCGCGAGAAGGGCCCGTGCCGGATGGCACGGGCCCTTCTCGTCGTACGGGTGCGCGGCGCGCTCAGCGGGTGGCGTACTCGGCGATGCGGCCGAGCACCCCGTTGAGGAACCGTGGCGAATCGTCGGTGGACATCTGCCGGGCCAACTCGACGGCCTCGCTGATCGCCACCGCGTCGTCGATCTCGTCGACGTAGAGCAACTCGTAGACGGCGATCCGGGCCAGGTTGCGGTCGACCACAGGCATCCGCTCCAACGTCCAACCCTCGGCGTAGCTGGCGATCAGCTCGTCGATGCGGTTGAGGTGCTCGGCGACCCCCTCGATCAGGCCCACCGCGTAACCCAGGTGCTCCGGGTGGGGCTGTTCGATGCGCTGGAGGTAGCCGGCCAGGACCTCGACGGGCGGCCGATCCCGCAGGTCGGCCTCGTAGAGGACGTCCAGCGCCCGCTTGCGCGCCTTGCGGCGCGCCGGCATCTGCTGCTTGGGACCCTCAGCCATCAGGCGCGGCCGAGGTAACGGCCGTCGCGGGTGTCGACCTTGATCTTCTCACCGGTGGTGATGAACAGCGGAACCGGCACGGTGGCGCCGGTCTCCACGGTCGCCGGCTTGGTGCCGCCGGTCGAACGGTCGCCCTGCAGACCGGGCTCGGTGTAGGTGACCTCAAGCACGACGCTTGTGGGCAGCTCGATGTAGAGCGGCACACCCTCGTGCTGTGCGACTGTCGCCTCCGCCTCGGGCAGCAGGTAGTTGGCTGCCTCGCCGACGGTGCCACCGGGCACGGTGATCTGGTCGAAGGTCTCCAGATCCATGAAGACGAAGTCCTCGCCGTCGGCGTACAAATACTGCATCGTGCGCTTGTCCACGGTCGCGGTCTCGACCTTGGTGCCCGCGTTGAAGGTCTTGTCGACCACCTTCCCGGACAGCACGTTCTTCAGCGTGGTGCGCACGAACGCACCACCCTTACCGGGCTTGACGTGCTGGAACTCGACGACGGCCCAGAGCTCGCCGTCGAGGTTGAGTACCAGGCCGTTTTTGAGGTCGTTGGTGGAGGCCATTTCCTGCCTTGATCATCAATTGGCGGACAGACCTGGCAAGTCTACAAGCTGCGCCGAGGCGCGTTACCCGCCGTGGTCGTTCGTCCGCGTGCACGGACGTCCGATGCCCGCGTACGGCTACTCTCCGTCATCGTCGACCCACCACCCGGCCGCATGCCCCCACCCCTTTGCGCTGCTTCAACGGACGCAACAGTCACGGTCCGTGCTGCACCCGTGATCCGCTCGCACACCTACCAACTCCCAGGATCAGCAGCTCAGAGCAGGTATGGCGCCGGTTGGGCAGGGCAAAGGGCGCGCACCAGCAGGGTGAACCCCTCGGGGCGGGAGGACGGCGACGACCAACAGTGACGCCACCGCCGACAGACGACCTCACTGTGGGTGAAAACGCTTGGTGAAACTCGGGGGGTGATCGGTCAGGCCGGGCGGGCAGCCGGGTGGGCGGCCAGGTGGTGCAGGGCGAGACGGTAGCCGTCGATGCCGAGACCGCAGATCACCCCGGTCGCCACCGCGGAGACCACCGAGTGGTGCCGGAACTCCTCGCGGGCGTGGATGTTGGAGAGGTGCACCTCCACAAGCGGCCCGCGCAGCATGGCGCAGGCGTCGCGCACCGCGTACGAGTAGTGCGACCAGGCGGCCGGGTTGAGCACGACGGCGGCGCCCTCGTCGGCGGCGGTGTGCAGCCAGCCGAGCAGCTCGTGCTCGGCGTCGGTCTGCCGGACCGTCACGTCGAGCCCCAACTCCCGGCCGGTGGCCTCGCAGAGCGTCACCAGGTCGGCGTAGCTGGTCGAGCCGTACACGGCGGGCTCCCGGGTGCCCAGCCGGCCCAGGTTCGGCCCGTTCAGCACGTACACCCTCACGAAGTGGCCACCTCGCGGTAGGCGGCTTCGAGCAGCGCGTCGTCCGGGCCCTCCAGCATTGCCGGGCGGGCCAGGCCGTCCAGCACCACGAACCGCAACCGGCTGCCCCGGGCCTTCTTGTCCACCCGCATCACGGCCAGCAGTCGCGGCCAGGCGTCGGCGGGGTAGCTCACCGGCAGGCCGAGCGCGGCCAGGGTGCGCCGGTGCCGGTCGGCCGTCGGCGCGTCCAGCCGGCCGGCGAGCCGGGCCAGCGTGGCGGCGTACACCAGACCCACGGCCACGGCGTGGCCGTGCCGCCAGCGGAAACCCTCGACCTGCTCGATGGCGTGGGCCAGGGTGTGGCCGTAGTTGAGCACCTCCCGCAGGCCCGACTCGCGCAGGTCGCCGGCGACCACGTCGGCCTTGACCCGGATGGCCCGCTCGATCAGCTCCCGGGTCACCGGCCCGCGCGGGTCGGTGGCCGCCGCCGGGTCGCGCTCGACGAGATCCAGGATCACCGGGTCGGCGATGAAGCCGCACTTGACCACCTCGGCGAGGCCGGCCGCCAGGTCGACGGCGGGCAGACCGTCCAGGGTGGCCAGATCGGCCAGCACGCCGACCGGCGGGTGGAACGCGCCGACCAGGTTCTTGCCGGCGGCGGTGTTGATCCCGGTCTTGCCGCCCACGGCCGCGTCCACCATGCCCAGCAGCGAGGTGGCCACCGGCACCCAGCGCACCCCGCGCAGCCAGCAGGCCGCGACGAAGCCGGCCAGGTCGGTCACCGCG
Proteins encoded in this window:
- the carA gene encoding glutamine-hydrolyzing carbamoyl-phosphate synthase small subunit; this translates as MTRRRSAILVLEDGRTFPGEAYGSVGETFGEAVFNTGMTGYQETLTDPSYHRQVVVQTAPHIGNTGVNGEDDESGRIWVAGYVVRDPARIGSNWRATGSLEDRLATEGVVGISGVDTRALTRHLRDRGAMRVAISSVEKDPQSLLARVRQSPQMVGADLSAEVSTAEPYVVEALGEHRFTVAALDLGIKRNVPRRLAARGVTTHVLPASSSIEDLLATGADAIFLSPGPGDPATADGPVALAREALQRRVPLFGICFGSQILGRALGFGTYKLGYGHRGINQPVLDRATGKVEVTSHNHGFAVKVPGAGAGAVVPDQVIDTDFGGVRVSHVCLNDNVVEGLRAVDVPAFTVQYHPEAAAGPHDADYLFDRFADLIEGRNHSRGRSNA
- a CDS encoding dihydroorotase; amino-acid sequence: MTAYLITSVSIVGAAPTDLLIRDGVVAEVGPGLSAPDAVVVDGAGLVALPGLVDLHTHLREPGREDAETVESGSRAAALGGYTAVCAMANTSPVADTAGVVEQVWRLGREAGLVDVQPVGAVTVGLAGERLAELGAMADSAARVRIFSDDGHCVADPLLMRRALEYVKAFDGIIAQHAEEPRLTEGAQMHEGEVSTRLGLLGWPAVAEEAIIARDVLLAEHVGSRLHVCHVSTAGSVEVLRQAKARGVRVTAEVTPHHLLLTDERAATYDPVFKVNPPLRTAADIAALRAALADGVIDIIATDHAPHAVEDKECEWAYARPGMLGLETALSIALDVLGPEWDLIAERMSRTPARIAGLTGHGVDPAPGVPANLTVIDPAARRTIEPAELASRSRNTPYARMTLPGRIVATFLRGEPTVLDGKAVK
- a CDS encoding aspartate carbamoyltransferase catalytic subunit; translated protein: MIRHLLSGADLDADTATEILDTAAEMATVAGREIKKLPALRGRTVVNLFYEDSTRTRISFEAAAKRLSADVINFSAKGSSVAKGESLKDTALTLQAMGADAVVVRHPASGAPHRLANWVDGSVVNAGDGTHEHPTQALLDAYTMRARLGRLAGLSVAVVGDVLHSRVARSNVLLLSTLGAKVTLVGPPTLIPVDIAGALAPGTDVSYDLDAVLPDVDVVMMLRVQRERMKDSYFPSAREYSRRYGLDGPRMRRLPEHAIVMHPGPMNRGMEITPEVADSPRSTIVEQVTNGVSVRMAVLYLLLGGNNR
- the pyrR gene encoding bifunctional pyr operon transcriptional regulator/uracil phosphoribosyltransferase PyrR — encoded protein: MAYPPAARSSPPRQPSVKVILASADVQRVVDRIAHQILEKTQGAADTVLLGIPTRGAPLARRLASRISTFEDVVVPVGVLDITLYRDDLRRHATRAIGPTQVPSGGIDGKRVILVDDVLFSGRTVRAALDALNDVGRPASVQLAVLVDRGHRELPIRADYVGKNIPTALAESVKVTLAETDGADEVKLYGGTTS
- the bldD gene encoding transcriptional regulator BldD, giving the protein MPSEYAKSLGARLRSIRQQQGLSLQGVEEKSNGRWKAVVVGSYERGDRAVTVSRLAELAEFYRVPVSELLPDGSGVRHEPTSKIVLDLERLYDEASEDLAYVARYARAIQQQRGDYNGRVLSIRADDLRALAIVYDASPSGLIERLTEHGVLVADPRAFFAS
- the nusB gene encoding transcription antitermination factor NusB, with amino-acid sequence MPARRKARKRALDVLYEADLRDRPPVEVLAGYLQRIEQPHPEHLGYAVGLIEGVAEHLNRIDELIASYAEGWTLERMPVVDRNLARIAVYELLYVDEIDDAVAISEAVELARQMSTDDSPRFLNGVLGRIAEYATR
- the efp gene encoding elongation factor P gives rise to the protein MASTNDLKNGLVLNLDGELWAVVEFQHVKPGKGGAFVRTTLKNVLSGKVVDKTFNAGTKVETATVDKRTMQYLYADGEDFVFMDLETFDQITVPGGTVGEAANYLLPEAEATVAQHEGVPLYIELPTSVVLEVTYTEPGLQGDRSTGGTKPATVETGATVPVPLFITTGEKIKVDTRDGRYLGRA
- the aroQ gene encoding type II 3-dehydroquinate dehydratase, with product MRVYVLNGPNLGRLGTREPAVYGSTSYADLVTLCEATGRELGLDVTVRQTDAEHELLGWLHTAADEGAAVVLNPAAWSHYSYAVRDACAMLRGPLVEVHLSNIHAREEFRHHSVVSAVATGVICGLGIDGYRLALHHLAAHPAARPA
- the aroB gene encoding 3-dehydroquinate synthase: MDEVTRIPVGGERPYDVLVGRDLVDALPGLLPGATRAAVLHTPPLKALADATGERLRAAGVEPLPIEVPDAESGKQIDVAAACWDRLGAAGFTRTDAVVGVGGGAVTDLAGFVAACWLRGVRWVPVATSLLGMVDAAVGGKTGINTAAGKNLVGAFHPPVGVLADLATLDGLPAVDLAAGLAEVVKCGFIADPVILDLVERDPAAATDPRGPVTRELIERAIRVKADVVAGDLRESGLREVLNYGHTLAHAIEQVEGFRWRHGHAVAVGLVYAATLARLAGRLDAPTADRHRRTLAALGLPVSYPADAWPRLLAVMRVDKKARGSRLRFVVLDGLARPAMLEGPDDALLEAAYREVATS